The Cystobacter fuscus DSM 2262 region ACCGGGAAGGCGTTGGAGAACGCTTGCTCCCCCGTGGCGTCCTCGATCTTGGCGACGAAGTCGTCGCCGGATCGGTTGATGATGACCTCTATCGGGATCTTGCCCGCCGTGACGGGCTCCACCGAGGCGCGGAAGATCTCCTCGCCCCCGGTGTGGACCGTCAACGTGGCGGCGCCCTGGTAGGGAGGAGCGCCCTCCACCTGTCCATGGACGTTGACGGTGATGGTGACGGTGAAGGGCCGGCCCTGGACCTGGGGGTCGATGCGCGCGAAATCGTACGTCGCTCGCGCCACCGGCAGCTCCGGCTCCTCCACCGCCGTCACCACGTAGGGCGTGGCGAAGGTGGCCTCGCGCCCATCGCCCAGGTTCACCCCGACGATGTAGTTGCTCGGCGCCAGCGGCTCCACGTAGCCCTCGAACAGGCCATGGCCCAGGTAGGTGAGGGGGATGGTGCGGGGGCCAATCACCATCCGGGGCTGTCCCACCATCCGGGCCGCGGGCTCGCCGTAGTCCACGAGGAAGGCCGGATCCGTGTCGAGCTGGACCCGGACATGCTTCGACTCGTTGGTCTTCTGGGTGAGGGGCGCCACGTCGAGGATGTGGAAGGCTTGCAGGGGGGGTGAAGTGGGCTCGCACGCGCTCAGCACCGTGGCGAGCACCAGGATGAACCGCTTGCTCATAACCGGTACCTCAGGCCCACGCAGGCGGAAAGACCGCCGAGCTGGGCATCGACGAGAGAGGCGCTCGCGGCGGCACGGCCCGCGCGCACCTCGAGGAGGGTGCTCACCGCGCCCAGACGCCAGACGGCCTGTGCCGCGACAAAGCCCATGAAGGTGCGCCCTTGCTGGACGAGCGGGGTGTCGAAGAAGGAGCTCGTCGCGCGGTGATTGTAGTACGTCGGCCCGGCGCCCACGCGGCCGTGCAGGGAAAAGCGTCCGAGCTCGAACGCCCGCCCCCTCACCGAGAGCAGCAGGGGGGAGGCGAGCACCCGGGAGTCCACCGTGCCCAGGCCCTCCACGAGGGCGTGGGAGGTGGAGCGCCGCAGACCCGCCTCGGCCTCCAGGGCGAAGCGACCGTCGAGCAGGGGAAGCTGGTAGCCCACGCCCAGCGAGGCCAGCGGCCCCCGGTTGTCCCCCCCGGCGAGGAAGCCCCCGGCCAGCACCTGCACGGAAAAGGGGTGGGCCGGGGGAGGAGGAGGGCGGGGAGGCGGCGCCACCACGGGCCCGAGCACGAGCGCGGGCGTCACCCTGGCCAGGGGCACCACCAGGGCGGGAGGAGCAGGCGCGGGGGTGAAGCGGACCACGGCCGCCACGACGTGGGTCGTCAGACGCGTCGAGCCGGTGCCATCCGCCCGTTGGGCCTCCACCACGACCGCGTTCGCGCCGGGCTCCGGCTTCACACGGAAGACACTGGGCAGCTCCTCCCGGGTGCTGGCGCCCTTGACCCGCAGGCGCAGCTCCGAGCCCGGCACGGGTTGCTCCCCCATGAGGACGAGCCAGCCGTCCCCCCCCGCCGGCAGGGACTCGGGGCTCATCACCGCGAGCAGGGGCTGCTCGGGGGGGACGTCGAGGGGGATGGTGCGCAGCGAGGGCCGCTGGCGCGTGGAGGTGACGCGCACGCTGGCCTTGCTCACCCCCGGAGGCACTTGCACCGTCACCTTGGCCTTGCCCCGGCGGTCGGCGCGGGCGGGGCCGAAGCTGCGGCCGGCCACCTCCACCACCACCTGGGCACCCGCGGCCGTGTCCACGGTGAGCTCGTTGCGGCCCAGCAGCGGAATGGGGACGCGGGTGATCTCCGGCGGGCCGGCGGGCGAGTCCGTCCAGAAGGCGAGCACCGCCAGCAGCGGGTAGCGGATGTCCGGAGGCGTCCAGATGAACAGGAACTCCTCGGGCGTGGAGGAGCGCTGGGGCGTGAGCCGGCCCGTGGAGGCCGCGGCCCGGAGGGGTGGGGCGCCGGGCGGGGCCTTCACCCGCACCACCACCACCGGATCCCGGCCGAGCACCACCTCGGAGGGCAGCAGCGTCACCGGCAACGGCTCCGCCCCCGCCAGGCCCGGCAGGGCGAGCAGCAGCAGGGTCAGGAGCACGCGCATAGGCAAGGGCCCTTACCGTCCAGCCTCCCCGGCGTCCGTGTCAACCCTCGGCGGTGTCTCCCGGGGCTTCCGCGGGCTCTTCCACGGGCGCCGTCATCGGCTTGTCCGCTGGGCCTGTCATCTTCGCATTGGGCGGACTGAAACTGGGCTTCTCCGCGCTGGCGCCCCCCGTGGCGTGCACGAGCGTCTTGGTCTCGGACTTGAAGGTGATGTCCACCTTGTTGCCCCGCACGGCCGTCACCAGACCGAGGCCGAAGGTGGGGTGTTGGATGACCTGATCCACCTTGTAGGAGTCCTTGGGGCTGTAGCGCGGGGCATTGGCGATGTCCTTGCCCGCCAGCTGCTCCTCGAAGGAGATGATGACCTTGTCCTCGTCCGACGCGCGGCTGGCGCGCGGGGCACGGGGGGTGCTGGAGCCGCCGCCGCTCGAGCGCGACGAGGTGCTCGGCCGGTCCGTGGTGCCGGGCGCGGACCGGAAGGCGTGGTCGCCGTTGCAGGTGTTGCAGCGCACGCGAGCGATCTTCGTGCCCACCATCGCCAGGATGGTGTGTGCGAGCGTGAGCCTGCAGCGGGTGCAGAACGCGTCGACCTCGCCGCCGACCTTGAGTTGGGTCGCCATGGGTGTGTGCTTCTCGCTTCTCTATGTGGAGGGGGGATGAAAAGGGGGGCGCAACATAACGGCAACACCGCTCCGGAGAAACCCCCTTTGTCGGCCGGGGGGGTCGGAGCCTGGATGCCTGGGGTCCGGGAGGCCTGGGCGCGCACGGGGAGTGGGGGAGGCGGAGCCTTTGCTTGTGCCTGGAACCGGGGCACGTAGAGTAGGCCCCCGGTGGCGTCCGAGAACACAGAGCAGAAGGTGGAGCAATCCCCGCGTACCTCGTGGATCGTCCGAGGCATCGAGAGCCTGGGACGGGTGTTCGTCGAGGGAGTCGAGGAGCTCGGCCGGCTGGCGACACTCGGGGCGGACGTGGCGCGCTGGAGCGTGCGCCGGCCCTTCCGCGCGGCCAACTTCTTCTTCCAACTGGACTTCGTGGGCGTGGGCAGCGTCTTCATCGTGCTGCTCACCGGCCTGTTCACCGGCATGGTGTTCGCCAATCAGTCCGCGCGCGCCTTCGCCATGTTCGACGCCCAGAGCCTCGTGGGCCCCACGGTGGGATTGGTGCTCACACGCGAGCTGGCCCCCGTGTTCTCCGCGTTGATGATGACCATGCGCGCCGGCTCCGCCATGTGCACGGAGCTGGGCACCATGCGCGTCACCGAGCAGGTGGACGCCTTGGAGACCATGGCCGTCAACCCCGTGCAGTACCTGCTGGTGCCCCGGGTGCTGGCGGGCCTGCTCATGGTGCCCGCGCTCACGCTGCTCTTCGACACCTCGGGCATCTTCGGCGCCTACATCGTCGCGGTGTCGGTGCAGAACGTGTCGCCCGGCACCTTCATCGCCCGAACGCAGCAGTGGTTGGATCCCATCGACGTCTACGAGGGCCTCATCAAGGGCGCCGTCTTCGGCCTGTCCGTGGCGCTCATCTGCTGCTTCAAGGGGTACAACGCCACCGGCGGCGCCAAGGGCGTGGGCCAGGCCACCACCGCCGCCATGGTCAACAGCGCCCTCTCCATCTTCATCCTCGACTTCATCGTCGGGGTGCTCCTGCACTGATGGGCGACCCGACTCCCGCGCGGCCGATGATCGACATCCGCGGCCTGCACAAGTCCTTCGGCCCGAACAAGGTGCTCACGGGCATCGAGCTGGCCGTGCCCGCGGGCAGCACCTGCGTCATCCTCGGCGGCTCGGGCTCGGGCAAGACGGTGCTCATGAAGCACATGATCGGCCTGCTCAAGCCCGACGCGGGCGAGGTCCTCATCGACGGCGAGGACATCGTCCCCCTGGGCGCCGAGGGCCTCGAGCGCGTGCGCCACAAGTTCGGCATGGTGTTCCAGGCCGCGGCGCTCTTCGACTCGATGAACGTCTACGAGAACGTGGCCTTCCCCCTGCGCGAGCACCGCCGGCTCTCCGTGGACGAGGAGTCCGCGCTCGTGCGCTCCAAGCTCGAGCTCATGGGCCTGCCGCGCTCGGTGGAGACGAAGTTCCCCGCCGACCTGTCCGGCGGCATGCGCAAGCGCGTGGGCCTGGCCCGCGCCATCGTGATGAATCCGAAGATCGTCCTCTACGACGAGCCCACCACGGGGTTGGATCCCATCACCACCGACTACGTGGACGAGATGATCCTCGCGGCCCAGCGCGAGCTGGGCATCACCAGCGTCGTCATCAGCCACGACGTCGCCTCGGCCTTCAACATCGCCAACCAGATCGCCTTCCTCAGCAAGGGCGTCATCCTGGAGCAGGGCACCCCGGAACAGCTGCGCGCCTCCGAGCAGCCCGCAGTGAAGATCTTCCTCCAGACGTGGTTTGGCAAGAACGACTAGGAGTCATTCCCGGTGAAGCGCTTCGTCACACCCTTCCGCGTCGGTCTGCTGGTGCTCATCGCCGGAGGATGCCTCATGGCCTTCATCCTCTTCACCCGCAAGGGCGGCATGGGCAAGGACGAGGCCATGGAGGCCCACGCCTACTTCCGTGACGCCTCGGGCCTGGGCACCAAGAGCCGCATCCAGATCGCCGGCATCCCCGTGGGCGAGGTGACGGGTGTCACCCTGGAGGGCACGCGCGCCAAGGTGACCGTGCGCGTGCGCCGCGACGTGGTGCTCCACCAGGACGCCGCCCTCATCAAACGCTCCGAGTCGCTGCTCGGCGACTACCTGCTGGACTTGAACCCCGGCACCGAGATGACCCCGCCGCTCAAGGACGGCGAGGAGATCCGCAAGGTGGTGGACGTGCAGGGCATGGAGGCCGCCTTCGCCTCGCTGAGTCAAATCACCGAGGACATCCAGCAGGTGACGGGCGCCCTGCGCGACGTGCTCGGCGGCGAGAAGGGCGCGGGCTCGCTCGGGCGCATCGTCGACAACATGGTGCGCCTGTCGGACTCGGTGGACATGACGGTGCGCACCAGCTCCGAGCGCCTGGACTCCATCCTTCGCAACTTCGAGGGCGTGAGCAAGGACGTGCGCGGCATGACGCACTCCAACGAGGAGAGCGTCGGCCACATCGTGAAGAACATCGAGGTCATCACCCAGGACACCCGCGAGGTGCTCGTCACGGTGCGCCAGATCATCGGCAGCGGGGAAGGAGACCTCAAGGACAGCGTGTCCAGCCTCAAGAAGACGATGGAGCGGCTGGATCGCTCGCTCGCCAACATCGAGGAGGTCACCGCCAAGGTGAAGAACGGCGAGGGTGCCGTGGGCACGCTCCTGAGCGACGAGCGCCTGGGCCAGAAACTCGCCGAGACCGTGGAGGACGTGTCCAGCCTCGCCTCCACCCTCACCGGGCTGCAGACCGAGGTGGGGCTCCAGGCCACGTGGCTCACCGGACAGGAGACGTCGAAGAACAGCCTGTCGGTGCGCCTGGCCCCCCGGCCGGACAAGTACTACCTGCTGGAGGTGGTGGACGATCCGCGCGGCATCACGGAGACGATCTACACCCAGACCAACCCGCCCTCCTCGGGCGAGCCCGTGCTGCAGCAGCAGAAGATCACCCGCCAGGGCTTCACCTTCAGCGCGCAGTTCGCCAAGCGCTACTACTTCACCACGCTGCGCTTCGGCATCATCGAGTCCACGGGCGGCGTGGGCGCCGACTTCCACTTCTTCAAGGACCACCTGATGCTCAGGCTGGACGCCTTCAACTTCTCGGTGGACGAGCTGCGCTACCCGCGCATCCGCACCTCGTTGCGGGCCCAGGCCTTCGATCGCATCTTCGTCACCGTGGGCATGGACGACCTGCTCAACGCGCCCCAGCGCGACATCAACACCCGGCGCATGCTCGCCGGCCGGGACTTCTTCTTCGGTGGTGGCCTGTACTTCACCGACGATGACCTCAAGGCGCTACTGCCCGTCCTTCCCACCCCTTGACCTGACCGGCCCAAAAGTCGTACCTCGCCTCGGCACGGGCCCCTGGGAGCCCCCGTGCCGCTGTCCGCCGGCCGCTCCCCTTGGATGGCTCATGTCTCTTCTCGTCGTTGGCTCGGTCGCGCTGGATTCGGTGGAAACCCCCTTCGGGCTCAAGGAGGACGTCCTGGGCGGCTCGGCCAGCTACTTCTCCACCGCCGCCTCGTTCTTCACCCCCGTGCAGATGGTGGCCGTGGTGGGCGAGGACTTCCCAAAGGCCCACCTCGACTTCCTGCGCGCGCGGGGCGTGGACATCGATGGGGTGTCCCACGAGAAGGGCCGCACCTTCCGCTGGAAGGGCCGCTACGGCTGGCAGCTCAACGAGGCCGAGACGCTCGACACCCAGCTCAACGTCTTCCAGAGCTTCTCGCCCCAGCTGTCCGAGCGCCACCGCGACGCCCAGTACGTCATGCTCGGCAACATCCACCCCGAGCTCCAGGCGCGCGTGGTGGACCAGGTCAAGGCCCCCAAGCTCGTGGCCGCCGACACCATGAACTTCTGGATCAACGGCAGCCGGCCCGCGCTCCTCAAGACGCTCGAGCTCGTCAACCTGCTCTTCGTCAACGACGCCGAGGCGCGCCAGCTCTCCGGCGAGCACAACATCATCCGCGCCGCCCGCGCCATCCTCGGCATGGGCCCCCAGCGCGTCGTCATCAAGCGCGGTGAGTACGGCGCCATGCTCGTGGAGAAGGAGCACCTGTTCGTCTGCCCCGCCATGCCCCTGGCCGACGTGTTCGATCCCACCGGCGCCGGAGACACCTTCGCCGGCGGCTTCATGGGCACGCTCGCCACCGCCGGCGGCTCCCTGGACATCCCCGTGCTGCGCCGCGCCATGGTCATGGGCAGCGTCATGGCCTCCTTCACCGTGGAGAAGTTCAGCCTCGAGCGCCTGCGCGAAATCTCCCGCTCCGACCTCCACCAGCGCTTCTCCGACTTCAAGCGCCTCACCCACTTCGACGACCTGCCCGTCCTCGACGCCTGACCCGTCCCCCCTCCAGCCAGCCCGCCAGCTCCGTCCGGGATCGCCTCTTGACGGATTTTTACAATCCACCTAAAGTGGATTCCCGTTAATCCGGACTCCCTCGAAACCAGGGGGAGGGCCGTGACATGGTGGGTTCGAGAGAACCGGGCTGGAGGGCAGCGGGGTGCCGATCGATAACCGGAAGACCACGCGGTTCGCCTCGCGCCTGCGCTGCTGGTGCGAGTCGGAGGACATCACCCTCTATGCTCGGGTGGCCAACCTGAGCGAGGGGGGGATGTTCCTGCAGACGAGCACGCCCCTGGACGCGGGCCGCCGGGCGCGGGTGCGGCTGGGGGGCGGGGTGGTGCACGAGGTGACGGCCGAGGCCACGGTGATGTGGAATCGGTCCCGGCGTCAGGACAAGGGCCCGGCCGGGATGGGCCTGCGTTTCGAGGGGTTGGATTCTGGCGCTCAGGACTTGTTGAGGCGCATCATTTCCAATGAGCAACGGGGGCCCCCGTTCGGCCTCTCGTAGAAACTCCACCACATGCGAATCGCGATCATCTCCGACATCCATTCCAACATCGAGGCCCTCACGCAGGTCCTGCGCGTCACGGAAGAGCAGAAGGTGGACCGGATCGTGTCGCTCGGCGACATCGTGGGCTACGGCGCCTCGCCCAACGCGTGTTGCGACCTGGTGCGCTCGGTGACGGAGGTGACGCTGCTGGGCAACCACGACGCCGCGGTGGCCGGGCGCATGGACTACTCGTACTACTACGACGCCGCGCGGCACGCGCTCGACTGGAGCGCGAGCGTGCTGTCCGACGAGAACATGGAGTGGCTCAAGACGCTGCCGTACACGTACCGCATTGGGGACGTGGGCTTCTGTCACGGCTCGCCGGTGGAGCCCCGGGCGTACGAGTACATCTTCGCGCTGGAGCAGGCGCGCGAGCTCGCGCCGTACGTGGAGCACCTGCCCGAGGTGACGTTCATCGGGCACAGCCATTTGTGCAAGGCGTTCGCCATCGGCAATGGCGAGGTGCATGACGTGGTGGCGCAGAAGTTCGGCATCCGCCGGGGCTACAAGTACATCATCTCGGTGGGCAGCGTGGGGCAGCCGCGCGACTACGACAACCGGGCGTGCTTCGTCATCTGCGACACGGGCGCGCGCACGGTGGAGTACATCCGCGTGGAGTACGACATCGAGGCGGCGGCGCAGAAGATCTTCGACGCCTCGCTCGCGCTCAACTTCGGCAAGCGCCTGTTCCTCGGGGTGTAGCGGGCTCTACCTTCGACGTGGGCTGGTTGTACACGATGAGACACGTCATGGCCTTCGCGTTGCAGCGCGCGAGGGTCATGCGACACTCTTCATCCATGGCCCTCCGCCGCACTCCCGAGTCCGAGTCCACCGGGCGCAACGCCCCGTCCGTCGAGGCGGCCTTCCAGGCGGCTCCCGCAGAGCTGGTGGCGGAGATCCTCGAGGGGGAACTTCACCTCAGCCCTCGCCCGGCCCGGCCGCACGCCAACGTCTCCTACAACCTCGCGGGCCTGCTCTCGGGGCCCTTCAAGTTCGGCAAGGATGGGCCCGGTGGATGGGTCCTCCTCGCCGAGCCCGAGCTTCATCTCGGCCCACGTCCGGACAAGGTCGTGCCGGATCTCGCCGGATGGCGGCGCGAGCGTCTGCCCCGTGCCGTCGGTGGCGCGGACGCTCCCGCGCACTACGAGCTCGCTCCGGACTGGGTTTGCGAGATCCTCTCCCCGGGCACGCGGCGCGTGGACCAGGGCCCGAAGATGCGCATCTACGCTCGCGAGGGTGTGCGGCACCTGTGGCACGTGGATCCTCTCACCCGGACGCTTGAACTCTTCCGGCTCGCCGAGGGCCAGTGGCGGCGCGGCGAGTGCTTCACCGGCGAGGGCCGCGTCCGCGCCGAACCCTTCGAGGCCGTCGAGCTGGACCTGGCGCTCGTTTGGTCAGAGTGAGTCCCGGGGTTGCTCTGGCCGCATGAAATACTACGAACTGGAAAGAGACCCGTCGCCCCGATACACGGGCAATCTGAACGCCAAACATACGTGGTGGTTGCCCGGTGTGGAGTCCTGCCCTGTCTGTGATTTGCAACCAGAAGGGGGGACATTGGCCCAATATCCGTGCGTGGACCTGTCGGGTCTGTCCTCGGAGGATCAGAAGAAATTGTCCAGTGCCTGGCCCGTCCCGCGTGAGGAGTTCATCCGGAGGCGCGAGCTGGTGCGCCCCCTGGCGCCTCCCGACGCCGTACTGGAATCAGGAGCGGCGTTCGGCCCACTCCAGGGCACAGGGGTGGGCTCCTTCGGCCAGCTCGTCATGCAGAACCCCTGGTCCCTTTGTCTGCGCCGCGAGGCCCTGGAGCACTTGAGGAACGCGGCCGTGCGTGGCCTGACCGGCTGCCCCACCCAGGTGCGGTTCCGCACCAAGAACGCACCCGAGCTGCGAGACATCCAGCTCGAATCCCACGGGCGATTCCATCCGGACTGCCTGCCGCCCCCGAATCCTCCGTGTCCCACCTGTGGTGTCTCCATGGGCCACGGCGTCCCGGACCCGTATTGGCTCGACGCCTCATCGCTGCCGAGGCACGTGGACATCTTCCGGCTGGCCGATGCCTCCACGCTCATCATCGCCAACGAGCGCCTGGTGGACGCGGTGCGCCGCCTGGAGCTGGACGGGGTCGTCTTCAAGGAGCTGGAGGCCCGCTGAGTCCTGGCGCCGGGCGGAGGCTCACTCGTCCTCCGCCGGCTCCGTGCCCACCCGCTCGTCGTAGGCCTTGCGCGCGGCTTCCACGTGCTCGCGGTGAGCCAGCGCCCAATGGGCCAGCGCGTCGAGCGGGACCAGCACGTCCCGCCCCAGTTGGGTGAGCTCGTAGTCGACCCGGGGTGGAATCGTCGGGGTGACCTTCCGGGTCACATACCCGTCGCGCTCCAGA contains the following coding sequences:
- a CDS encoding ABC transporter ATP-binding protein; amino-acid sequence: MIDIRGLHKSFGPNKVLTGIELAVPAGSTCVILGGSGSGKTVLMKHMIGLLKPDAGEVLIDGEDIVPLGAEGLERVRHKFGMVFQAAALFDSMNVYENVAFPLREHRRLSVDEESALVRSKLELMGLPRSVETKFPADLSGGMRKRVGLARAIVMNPKIVLYDEPTTGLDPITTDYVDEMILAAQRELGITSVVISHDVASAFNIANQIAFLSKGVILEQGTPEQLRASEQPAVKIFLQTWFGKND
- a CDS encoding winged helix-turn-helix transcriptional regulator, translating into MKLGNLNLPSEVCRSVGDVLGRVGDKWSVLVIVTLADGSQRFNELRRGIGTVSQKMLTATLRGLERDGYVTRKVTPTIPPRVDYELTQLGRDVLVPLDALAHWALAHREHVEAARKAYDERVGTEPAEDE
- the sitI6 gene encoding SitI6 family double-CXXCG motif immunity protein; this translates as MKYYELERDPSPRYTGNLNAKHTWWLPGVESCPVCDLQPEGGTLAQYPCVDLSGLSSEDQKKLSSAWPVPREEFIRRRELVRPLAPPDAVLESGAAFGPLQGTGVGSFGQLVMQNPWSLCLRREALEHLRNAAVRGLTGCPTQVRFRTKNAPELRDIQLESHGRFHPDCLPPPNPPCPTCGVSMGHGVPDPYWLDASSLPRHVDIFRLADASTLIIANERLVDAVRRLELDGVVFKELEAR
- a CDS encoding MlaD family protein, whose product is MKRFVTPFRVGLLVLIAGGCLMAFILFTRKGGMGKDEAMEAHAYFRDASGLGTKSRIQIAGIPVGEVTGVTLEGTRAKVTVRVRRDVVLHQDAALIKRSESLLGDYLLDLNPGTEMTPPLKDGEEIRKVVDVQGMEAAFASLSQITEDIQQVTGALRDVLGGEKGAGSLGRIVDNMVRLSDSVDMTVRTSSERLDSILRNFEGVSKDVRGMTHSNEESVGHIVKNIEVITQDTREVLVTVRQIIGSGEGDLKDSVSSLKKTMERLDRSLANIEEVTAKVKNGEGAVGTLLSDERLGQKLAETVEDVSSLASTLTGLQTEVGLQATWLTGQETSKNSLSVRLAPRPDKYYLLEVVDDPRGITETIYTQTNPPSSGEPVLQQQKITRQGFTFSAQFAKRYYFTTLRFGIIESTGGVGADFHFFKDHLMLRLDAFNFSVDELRYPRIRTSLRAQAFDRIFVTVGMDDLLNAPQRDINTRRMLAGRDFFFGGGLYFTDDDLKALLPVLPTP
- a CDS encoding MlaE family ABC transporter permease; protein product: MASENTEQKVEQSPRTSWIVRGIESLGRVFVEGVEELGRLATLGADVARWSVRRPFRAANFFFQLDFVGVGSVFIVLLTGLFTGMVFANQSARAFAMFDAQSLVGPTVGLVLTRELAPVFSALMMTMRAGSAMCTELGTMRVTEQVDALETMAVNPVQYLLVPRVLAGLLMVPALTLLFDTSGIFGAYIVAVSVQNVSPGTFIARTQQWLDPIDVYEGLIKGAVFGLSVALICCFKGYNATGGAKGVGQATTAAMVNSALSIFILDFIVGVLLH
- a CDS encoding PfkB family carbohydrate kinase; translated protein: MSLLVVGSVALDSVETPFGLKEDVLGGSASYFSTAASFFTPVQMVAVVGEDFPKAHLDFLRARGVDIDGVSHEKGRTFRWKGRYGWQLNEAETLDTQLNVFQSFSPQLSERHRDAQYVMLGNIHPELQARVVDQVKAPKLVAADTMNFWINGSRPALLKTLELVNLLFVNDAEARQLSGEHNIIRAARAILGMGPQRVVIKRGEYGAMLVEKEHLFVCPAMPLADVFDPTGAGDTFAGGFMGTLATAGGSLDIPVLRRAMVMGSVMASFTVEKFSLERLREISRSDLHQRFSDFKRLTHFDDLPVLDA
- a CDS encoding metallophosphoesterase family protein; protein product: MRIAIISDIHSNIEALTQVLRVTEEQKVDRIVSLGDIVGYGASPNACCDLVRSVTEVTLLGNHDAAVAGRMDYSYYYDAARHALDWSASVLSDENMEWLKTLPYTYRIGDVGFCHGSPVEPRAYEYIFALEQARELAPYVEHLPEVTFIGHSHLCKAFAIGNGEVHDVVAQKFGIRRGYKYIISVGSVGQPRDYDNRACFVICDTGARTVEYIRVEYDIEAAAQKIFDASLALNFGKRLFLGV
- a CDS encoding TIGR02266 family protein produces the protein MPIDNRKTTRFASRLRCWCESEDITLYARVANLSEGGMFLQTSTPLDAGRRARVRLGGGVVHEVTAEATVMWNRSRRQDKGPAGMGLRFEGLDSGAQDLLRRIISNEQRGPPFGLS
- a CDS encoding Uma2 family endonuclease, with the translated sequence MAFALQRARVMRHSSSMALRRTPESESTGRNAPSVEAAFQAAPAELVAEILEGELHLSPRPARPHANVSYNLAGLLSGPFKFGKDGPGGWVLLAEPELHLGPRPDKVVPDLAGWRRERLPRAVGGADAPAHYELAPDWVCEILSPGTRRVDQGPKMRIYAREGVRHLWHVDPLTRTLELFRLAEGQWRRGECFTGEGRVRAEPFEAVELDLALVWSE